One Denticeps clupeoides chromosome 10, fDenClu1.1, whole genome shotgun sequence genomic window carries:
- the LOC114798364 gene encoding insulin-like growth factor-binding protein 3 gives MENPRTGCKMPLLSNLMAVVLLLITQCGTRTTAGRLGPHKLCSSCKESPGAGRASRDHAGTVSSTAVLAQGEPCGVYTLSCAKGLRCMPPAGEHSPLQALLQGRGFCVKNGRFNPTEKPHPPGPHPPHSGETDKAPCRKLLNSMLRGLELTIFQSNRDIYIPNCDTRGYYRKKQCRSSMGMQRGHCWCVDELGNALPARAREDGTLPCDGE, from the exons GATGGCCGTCGTCCTGTTGCTGATCACCCAGTGCGGAACCCGGACTACGGCCGGCCGCCTTGGCCCCCACAAGCTCTGCTCCTCCTGCAAGGAGTCCCCGGGGGCCGGCCGGGCCTCCCGGGACCACGCGGGGACGGTCAGCAGCACCGCCGTCCTGGCCCAGGGGGAGCCCTGCGGGGTGTACACCCTGAGTTGTGCCAAGGGGCTGCGCTGCATGCCGCCGGCGGGGGAGCACAGCCCCCTTCAGGCGCTGCTGCAGGGCAGAGGCTTCTGCGTCAAGAACGGCAGGTTCAATCCCACCGAGAAGCCCCACCCCCCAG GTCCGCATCCACCACACAGCGGAGAAACAGACAAA GCTCCGTGCCGCAAGCTGCTAAATTCTATGCTGCGAGGCCTGGAGTTGACAATCTTCCAGTCCAACCGTGACATCTACATCCCCAACTGTGACACGCGTGGCTACTACAGGAAAAAGCAG TGCCGGTCCTCCATGGGCATGCAGCGCGGCCACTGCTGGTGCGTGGATGAGCTGGGCAACGCCCTGCCTGCACGTGCCAGGGAGGATGGCACTTTACCGTGCGACGGCGAGTGA